Proteins from one Rosa chinensis cultivar Old Blush chromosome 7, RchiOBHm-V2, whole genome shotgun sequence genomic window:
- the LOC112176403 gene encoding probable receptor-like protein kinase At5g61350 → MGRVTNGASSNVPPQLSPLPFLFLLFLFTFFSNLINNVSAKGHANSSATLTFTPSDNFLIDCGAPQEAKLPDGRTFKSDRESADLLSTNEDFKASADSINANVSSSVPPDAIVLFKTARIFSEESMYTFHINKPGRHWIRLYFYPLPHQTYNLSDAVFSVDTDKYVLLHDFSASDKATLVFKEYLFNVSDNRFSLHFRPKKHSFAFVNAIEVVSAPDSIFNDSATTVPVAGDFNGLQNYAFQVRYRLNVGGPLVSPQNDTLSRTWEPDTPYNAFPQGSQNVSVAPKIVKYLKRGDASLIAPNSVYATAQHMQDSFTSNQNFNLSWKLSVEEDFSYLIRLHFCDIVSKTLDNLYFNVYINGMMAVSNLDLSSLTGALSTAFYKDFVLNSTAVSTSNNTINIQIGPGTTQSGTHDGLLNGVEVLKLSNEAESLDGFFAVDGKYKGPVNSSNKMKIVAGVGLGMGVTAMFLVGVVYIRWKRRPQGWEKKDSFSSWLLPIHSGNSSLFSKSSKCTSRRSSSIFGSRKSKSYSTYVSSTCYGRSFTFAELQAATQNWDEKEVIGVGGFGKVYLGVLEDGTKLAIKRGNPNSEQGINEFRTEMDMLSKLRHRHLVSLIGFCDENNEMILVYEYMANGPLRDHLYGSNLLPLSWKQRLEVCIGAARGLHYLHTGAAQGIIHRDVKTTNILLDENFVAKVADFGLSKAAPSLEQTHVSTAVKGSFGYLDPEYFRRQQLTEKSDVYSFGVVLFEALCARPVICPTLPREQVSLAEWAMQWHRKGMIEKIVDPQIASSINAGSLKKYVEAAEKCLAEYGVDRPGIGDVLWNLEYALQLQETASQIDAREDNTSSLISLDKASEKDDTNSKDGSALGGAVSEDSVVTAGGSPLFDKGNVQGR, encoded by the coding sequence ATGGGGAGAGTGACAAATGGTGCATcatcaaatgttcctccacaACTCTCCCCCCTcccctttcttttccttctcttccttTTCACCTTCTTCAGCAATCTCATAAACAATGTCTCCGCCAAAGGCCATGCAAATTCTTCGGCTACATTGACATTCACGCCTTCTGATAACTTCCTCATCGACTGTGGCGCTCCGCAAGAAGCCAAGCTCCCTGATGGCAGGACATTCAAATCGGACCGCGAATCGGCTGACCTCTTGTCCACAAATGAGGACTTTAAGGCTTCAGCTGACTCCATCAATGCCAATGTCTCTTCATCTGTTCCACCGGATGCAATAGTTCTATTTAAAACGGCGAGGATCTTCTCCGAGGAATCCATGTATACATTCCACATCAACAAGCCCGGCCGCCATTGGATTCGCCTATACTTCTATCCTCTCCCACACCAGACATACAACCTTTCCGACGCAGTTTTCTCGGTGGACACAGACAAGTATGTTCTCTTGCATGACTTTTCTGCCTCGGACAAAGCCACACTGGTGTTCAAAGAATACCTTTTCAATGTCTCTGACAACAGATTCTCTCTCCATTTCCGACCAAAGAAGCACTCCTTTGCTTTTGTCAATGCCATTGAGGTTGTCTCTGCCCCAGACTCTATTTTCAATGACTCTGCCACCACTGTTCCCGTAGCCGGAGACTTCAACGGCTTGCAAAACTACGCTTTCCAAGTCCGGTACCGGCTAAATGTGGGAGGGCCATTGGTATCACCTCAAAATGACACATTGTCAAGGACTTGGGAGCCAGACACTCCATACAATGCATTTCCTCAGGGCTCTCAAAACGTGTCAGTTGCTCCGAAAATCGTCAAGTATCTGAAGAGAGGAGATGCCTCCTTGATTGCCCCGAATTCGGTCTATGCAACTGCTCAGCACATGCAGGATTCTTTCACAAGCAACCAGAATTTCAACCTCAGTTGGAAGCTTAGTGTTGAGGAGGACTTTTCCTACTTGATCAGGTTACATTTCTGCGACATTGTGAGCAAGACCCTTGATAACTTGTACTTCAATGTATACATTAATGGCATGATGGCTGTCTCCAATCTTGATCTCTCTTCACTCACCGGCGCGCTATCCACTGCTTTTTACAAAGATTTCGTGCTCAATTCCACAGCGGTCTCCACCTCAAATAACACCATCAACATTCAGATTGGTCCTGGCACTACTCAGTCCGGGACTCATGATGGACTGCTTAATGGAGTGGAGGTCTTGAAATTGAGCAATGAAGCAGAAAGCTTGGATGGATTTTTCGCGGTTGATGGGAAGTACAAGGGTCCGGTGAATTCATCAAACAAAATGAAGATAGTTGCGGGTGTGGGATTGGGAATGGGAGTGACGGCAATGTTCTTAGTTGGCGTGGTTTATATAAGGTGGAAAAGGAGACCTCAAGGTTGGGAAAAGAAAGATAGCTTCTCATCATGGTTGCTTCCTATACATTCCGGTAACTCTAGCTTGTTCTCCAAGTCAAGTAAGTGTACTTCTAGAAGATCAAGCAGCATTTTCGGCTCACGCAAGAGCAAGAGTTACTCAACTTATGTTTCTTCCACTTGCTACGGCCGGTCCTTCACTTTCGCTGAGTTACAAGCTGCAACTCAAAATTGGGATGAGAAGGAGGTGATCGGTGTTGGGGGGTTCGGGAAAGTGTACCTTGGGGTGTTGGAAGATGGTACTAAGCTGGCTATCAAACGAGGGAACCCGAACTCTGAGCAAGGTATTAATGAGTTCAGAACAGAAATGGACATGCTCTCCAAGCTAAGACATCGCCACCTTGTTTCACTGATTGGATTCTGTGATGAGAATAATGAGATGATACTAGTGTATGAGTACATGGCTAATGGACCCCTTCGAGACCACCTCTATGGCTCGAACCTGCTTCCATTGTCATGGAAGCAAAGGCTCGAGGTTTGCATTGGCGCTGCTCGTGGTTTGCATTATCTGCATACTGGTGCAGCACAAGGCATTATCCATCGTGATGTCAAGACGACGAATATCCTCCTGGATGAGAATTTCGTTGCAAAAGTAGCTGACTTTGGACTGTCAAAAGCTGCTCCATCGTTGGAACAAACCCATGTCAGCACAGCCGTGAAGGGAAGTTTTGGTTATCTTGATCCTGAGTACTTCAGGAGGCAGCAGCTTACTGAGAAATCCGATGTGTATTCTTTCGGCGTGGTTCTTTTTGAGGCATTATGTGCAAGGCCTGTTATATGCCCCACTCTACCAAGAGAGCAGGTGAGTTTGGCAGAGTGGGCAATGCAATGGCACAGGAAGGGCATGATTGAGAAGATTGTTGACCCTCAAATCGCTAGCTCCATCAACGCTGGTTCGCTGAAGAAGTATGTAGAAGCTGCAGAGAAATGCCTTGCGGAGTATGGTGTGGATAGGCCTGGCATAGGAGATGTGTTGTGGAACTTGGAGTATGCTTTGCAGCTTCAAGAGACAGCCTCGCAGATTGATGCTCGAGAAGACAATACTTCGAGTCTCATTTCTTTGGATAAAGCAAGTGAGAAAGATGACACAAACTCAAAGGATGGCT